The following are encoded together in the Sediminitomix flava genome:
- a CDS encoding DUF3347 domain-containing protein produces the protein MKKTFKLIVSSLFLAIVFTSCTQAQTENKVNAAEVDTYLAIKDALVKSDFETTKTLAAKLNGEASEVIKTQATAMAEASDLETQRTAFKSLSDQLLTELEASPIAGKPLYKQYCPMAFENTGAAWVSAQKEVYNPYFGDMMLRCGKMIKELK, from the coding sequence ATGAAGAAAACATTCAAACTTATTGTTTCAAGCTTATTCTTGGCTATTGTTTTTACAAGTTGTACACAAGCACAAACTGAAAATAAAGTAAATGCTGCGGAAGTCGATACTTATTTAGCCATCAAAGATGCATTGGTAAAATCGGACTTTGAAACGACAAAAACACTTGCGGCAAAATTGAATGGAGAAGCTTCGGAAGTCATCAAAACACAAGCTACGGCAATGGCTGAAGCGAGCGACTTGGAAACTCAACGTACTGCTTTCAAATCATTATCAGATCAGTTACTAACAGAACTAGAAGCTAGCCCTATTGCAGGAAAGCCATTATATAAACAATACTGTCCTATGGCATTCGAAAATACAGGAGCGGCTTGGGTTAGTGCTCAAAAGGAAGTTTATAATCCGTATTTTGGAGATATGATGCTTCGTTGTGGCAAAATGATTAAAGAGCTGAAATAA